Proteins encoded within one genomic window of Gloeobacter kilaueensis JS1:
- a CDS encoding HEAT repeat domain-containing protein produces the protein MKTSIEPLLEQFERLSSPAELLCVVREIAKSGDPAGAGPLIRAIGFNDAAFHDVAVDGLIAVGAPAVEPLLASLDGLDYGARYRALKALVAIGDPRARPAYEHWLKADIIPGVRCICVKGLSRYPDTEPFLLQALQDSVWVVRYYAIQMLVERGLTPQTRSAVEALRTDPERIVRLKLIQVLGASS, from the coding sequence ATGAAAACGTCCATCGAACCGCTGCTCGAACAGTTCGAGCGGCTCTCCAGCCCGGCTGAGTTGCTCTGTGTCGTCCGCGAGATTGCCAAAAGCGGCGATCCGGCTGGTGCCGGGCCACTGATTCGTGCCATCGGCTTCAACGACGCTGCCTTCCACGATGTCGCCGTCGATGGCCTGATTGCGGTGGGCGCACCGGCGGTCGAGCCGTTGCTCGCAAGCCTCGACGGCCTCGACTACGGTGCGCGCTACCGGGCTCTCAAGGCGCTCGTAGCCATAGGCGATCCGCGCGCCCGGCCCGCCTACGAGCACTGGCTCAAGGCAGACATCATTCCTGGTGTGCGCTGCATCTGCGTCAAAGGGCTGTCCCGCTATCCGGACACCGAGCCTTTTTTGTTGCAGGCGCTGCAGGACAGTGTCTGGGTGGTGCGCTACTACGCCATCCAGATGCTCGTCGAGCGCGGACTCACCCCCCAGACCCGCTCAGCCGTCGAGGCTCTGCGCACTGACCCGGAGCGGATCGTAAGGCTCAAACTGATCCAGGTGCTCGGCGCGTCGTCCTAG
- a CDS encoding protein phosphatase 2C domain-containing protein — protein sequence MYYLALGNPEKLAARLGERYQQVRSGVLPVVRDLSPHQPPPNTDESPASHLPASAQPYQRLNDWRWAVPEVFTFLNGPGEPCLLLSNVPVDDGVPWQNLIEGWREANVLQQLGWLAQIVRLWEPCVAQKVASSLLLPTNIGVQGWQIRLFYLKSDTDGQSVTLSDLVGCWRTLQPLSSVLASLIVAVESGQVGNASDLLEAIESLAILVASGRIAEVTAATDVGRRRKNNEDCFAYEPGGRFAIVCDGMGGHDGGEVASRMATESLEKDLKNLASQGLTPREIRSQLIETLQKANLQIWEVNQQQRRTGTGKMGTTVVACYQDGALLHVAHVGDSRIYLINRKHCQQLTVDHDLTQKEISRAHAASSAAALIPTGGTLTQALGLMPQGTLQPVVQSFVLPEECLVLLCSDGLCDGDLIERHWKSILRPFLDQDLSSAAPKLIELALRELGHDNITFVLLKYVPGAVKEPELPTVELPERPQTIVPKSSEPAEPIPAVAAAAPPEMPVAAPAPKPLSVERPRPKPWLPIAAGSMAAVLAGAVFVLPRLSRTTAPAPGVISAARPTAPATETRSAPPIAAAVKTPVQPPAPKPAPVAKQAPPTSIKPKSEPAPTGSSKPPLPQVAAQAAPLPEPTLKLDEGVTAKAARKAATIVDREIATIDQATVSPDPPKATDGSTTRSSRRKQRRTGEQPENPLQERTVPATGLAGTTAAPVETVPAPPARPTVAAPVPAATPPPPTSSSTP from the coding sequence ATGTACTATCTCGCCCTAGGTAATCCTGAGAAGCTAGCGGCTCGCCTGGGCGAGCGCTACCAGCAGGTGCGCTCCGGGGTGCTGCCGGTGGTGCGCGATCTTTCTCCCCACCAGCCGCCCCCCAACACCGATGAATCTCCGGCAAGCCATCTGCCGGCGAGTGCTCAGCCCTATCAGCGCCTCAACGATTGGCGCTGGGCTGTACCAGAAGTTTTTACCTTTCTAAATGGTCCCGGTGAGCCCTGCCTGCTGTTGAGCAACGTGCCGGTCGATGACGGAGTGCCCTGGCAAAATTTGATCGAGGGCTGGCGCGAGGCGAACGTGCTGCAGCAGCTAGGCTGGCTTGCTCAGATTGTCAGGCTCTGGGAACCCTGCGTCGCTCAAAAAGTGGCATCGTCGCTGCTTTTGCCCACCAACATTGGCGTGCAGGGCTGGCAGATTCGCCTGTTTTATTTAAAAAGCGACACAGATGGGCAGAGTGTCACTCTAAGCGATCTGGTCGGTTGCTGGCGCACACTGCAGCCCCTCTCCTCGGTACTCGCTTCGCTCATCGTCGCTGTCGAATCGGGTCAGGTCGGCAACGCCTCCGATTTGCTTGAGGCGATCGAGTCGCTTGCGATCCTGGTTGCCTCGGGGCGCATCGCCGAAGTGACGGCTGCCACCGACGTTGGTCGGCGGCGCAAAAACAACGAAGACTGTTTTGCCTACGAGCCGGGCGGGCGCTTTGCCATCGTCTGCGACGGGATGGGTGGTCACGACGGCGGCGAGGTGGCAAGCCGCATGGCCACCGAAAGCCTCGAAAAAGATCTCAAAAATCTGGCCAGCCAGGGACTGACGCCCCGCGAGATCCGTAGTCAGCTCATCGAGACGCTCCAAAAAGCCAACCTGCAGATCTGGGAGGTCAACCAGCAGCAGCGCCGCACCGGTACCGGCAAGATGGGCACAACCGTGGTCGCCTGCTACCAGGACGGAGCCCTGCTGCACGTCGCCCACGTCGGCGATAGCCGCATCTATCTTATTAACCGCAAGCACTGCCAGCAGCTCACCGTCGATCACGACCTGACCCAAAAAGAAATCTCCCGCGCCCACGCCGCAAGTAGCGCCGCCGCCTTGATCCCGACCGGTGGCACTCTCACCCAGGCACTTGGCCTGATGCCCCAGGGCACCCTCCAGCCCGTCGTCCAGAGCTTTGTTCTGCCGGAAGAATGCCTGGTGCTGTTGTGCAGCGACGGATTGTGCGACGGCGATCTGATCGAGCGCCACTGGAAGAGCATTCTGCGGCCCTTCCTCGATCAAGACCTCTCAAGCGCCGCACCTAAGCTCATCGAACTGGCCCTGCGTGAACTTGGCCACGACAACATTACTTTTGTCTTGCTCAAGTATGTTCCCGGTGCGGTCAAAGAGCCTGAGTTGCCGACGGTCGAACTGCCCGAGCGCCCCCAGACGATCGTACCCAAAAGCAGCGAGCCGGCAGAGCCCATCCCGGCAGTAGCAGCGGCAGCACCTCCAGAGATGCCGGTGGCTGCCCCTGCGCCAAAGCCCCTCAGCGTCGAGCGCCCCCGGCCCAAACCCTGGCTGCCCATCGCCGCCGGCAGTATGGCGGCGGTCCTCGCCGGTGCTGTTTTTGTGCTGCCGCGCCTGAGCCGGACCACCGCCCCTGCTCCGGGGGTTATCTCCGCTGCGCGCCCTACTGCCCCAGCTACCGAAACCCGCAGTGCCCCGCCTATCGCTGCAGCTGTCAAAACGCCTGTCCAGCCTCCGGCACCGAAGCCGGCTCCGGTAGCAAAACAGGCACCGCCAACTTCGATCAAGCCAAAATCCGAGCCAGCGCCGACGGGCAGCTCGAAACCGCCGCTTCCCCAGGTGGCAGCCCAGGCCGCTCCGCTCCCTGAGCCGACGCTCAAGCTCGACGAGGGCGTTACGGCAAAAGCCGCCCGCAAGGCCGCGACGATCGTCGATCGCGAGATTGCCACGATCGACCAGGCAACGGTGTCACCGGATCCGCCAAAGGCAACCGACGGGTCTACTACCAGGTCGTCGCGGCGCAAGCAGCGGCGCACCGGGGAACAGCCGGAAAACCCTCTCCAGGAGCGGACTGTCCCCGCTACTGGCCTGGCAGGAACGACCGCTGCTCCGGTAGAAACCGTTCCAGCCCCACCGGCCAGACCGACCGTCGCCGCTCCAGTCCCGGCGGCTACCCCACCGCCCCCGACCAGTTCGAGCACGCCCTAG
- the trpB gene encoding tryptophan synthase subunit beta, which translates to MTYVISQTLSTLPDERGRFGRFGGQYVPETLMSALAHLEAAFHQYRQDPAFLSELAAHLRDFVGRPTPLYYAERLSGRYGGAQIYLKREDLNHTGAHKINNALGQALLALHMGKRRIIAETGAGQHGVATATVCARFGLECIVYMGVRDIERQKLNVQRMQLLGAEVRPVAAGSGTLKDATSEAIRDWVTNVETSHYILGSAAGPHPYPMLVREFQAVIGRETRRQCLERFNRLPDVLLACVGGGSNAIGLFHDFVDEPAVRLIGIEAAGEGLASGKHAATLTAGRSGVLHGAMSYVLQDDDGQVLEAHSISAGLDYPGVGPEHSYLKDIGRAEYYAISDEQALEALKLVSATEGIIPALETAHAFAYLETLAPQLAGDCLIVVNCSGRGDKDMGTVARAFGW; encoded by the coding sequence GTGACCTACGTTATCTCTCAGACACTCAGCACTCTCCCCGACGAGCGGGGCCGCTTTGGGCGCTTCGGTGGTCAGTATGTACCGGAGACGTTGATGAGCGCTCTGGCACATCTGGAAGCTGCTTTTCACCAATATAGGCAAGATCCGGCCTTTCTCAGTGAGCTAGCGGCTCACCTGCGCGATTTTGTTGGTCGGCCTACCCCTCTGTACTACGCAGAGCGGCTGAGCGGACGCTACGGCGGTGCCCAGATCTATCTCAAGCGCGAAGATCTCAACCACACCGGTGCCCACAAGATCAACAACGCCCTGGGCCAGGCGCTGCTTGCCCTGCACATGGGTAAGCGCCGGATCATCGCCGAAACGGGAGCCGGTCAGCACGGCGTCGCCACCGCCACCGTCTGCGCCCGCTTCGGACTCGAATGTATCGTCTACATGGGGGTGCGCGACATCGAGCGCCAGAAGCTCAACGTCCAGCGGATGCAGCTTCTGGGGGCCGAGGTGCGGCCTGTGGCAGCCGGGAGCGGCACCCTCAAAGACGCTACCTCCGAGGCGATCCGCGACTGGGTGACGAACGTCGAGACCAGCCACTACATCCTGGGCTCCGCCGCCGGTCCCCATCCCTATCCGATGCTGGTGCGCGAGTTTCAGGCGGTAATTGGCCGCGAGACGCGTAGACAGTGCCTGGAGCGCTTCAACCGCCTGCCAGATGTGCTCCTTGCCTGCGTCGGCGGTGGCTCCAACGCCATCGGCCTGTTCCATGACTTTGTCGATGAACCCGCCGTCCGCCTCATCGGCATCGAAGCGGCAGGCGAGGGCTTAGCGAGCGGCAAACACGCTGCCACCCTCACCGCTGGCCGCTCCGGCGTTCTGCACGGCGCGATGAGCTACGTGTTGCAGGACGACGACGGCCAGGTGCTCGAAGCTCACTCGATCAGCGCCGGTCTCGACTATCCGGGCGTCGGACCTGAGCACAGCTACCTCAAAGACATTGGCCGCGCCGAGTACTACGCCATCAGCGACGAGCAGGCCCTCGAAGCGCTAAAACTGGTGAGCGCCACCGAAGGCATTATTCCGGCCCTCGAAACCGCCCACGCCTTCGCCTACCTCGAAACCCTCGCCCCCCAGCTTGCAGGTGACTGTCTCATCGTCGTCAACTGCTCAGGACGCGGTGACAAGGACATGGGCACCGTCGCCCGCGCCTTCGGCTGGTGA
- a CDS encoding AI-2E family transporter translates to MTRQQWAIVVVGALLLWGAFLVLVPFLDAILWAAILALVSWPVYERLLGSSGKRGVGSSLAMTALVSLAVILPVVLIAASLAQDALVTYRSIQTGGVFSLASLKADDGVFARTLGQIPLVGTSLRQWLAQIDLVQLQEGLKGGAGRLLTFLATAGRTVSSAIVTLALVIFTVFFFYLSGPELLRQLRAALDRLGGPQLVALLEPLATTVRSVVLGLILTGVAQGVLAGIGLWATGIQAALILGVLAALLSILQIPTPLVWFPCVVWLGANGQIWQGVALFAWGALIVGTIDNVLKPVFISQGTGIPFLLVFFGVLGGLLAFGTIGIVLGPAILSLLLVLWRSWIAPTEAIASKES, encoded by the coding sequence GTGACCAGACAACAGTGGGCGATTGTCGTCGTAGGGGCGCTCCTGCTCTGGGGTGCCTTTCTGGTACTGGTTCCGTTTTTAGATGCGATTCTCTGGGCGGCGATTCTGGCGCTGGTGAGCTGGCCGGTCTATGAGCGGCTGCTGGGTTCTTCTGGCAAGCGCGGTGTCGGCTCGTCGCTTGCGATGACGGCGCTGGTGTCGCTGGCGGTGATCTTGCCGGTGGTGCTCATCGCTGCCAGTCTTGCCCAGGATGCGCTCGTCACTTACCGCTCGATCCAGACTGGGGGCGTGTTCTCCCTGGCATCGTTAAAGGCGGACGACGGTGTTTTTGCCAGAACCCTCGGCCAGATTCCGCTGGTGGGTACATCGCTGCGCCAGTGGCTGGCCCAGATCGATCTCGTTCAATTGCAGGAGGGGCTCAAGGGCGGAGCCGGGCGACTTTTGACTTTTCTGGCGACAGCGGGCCGGACGGTGAGCAGTGCAATTGTCACTCTGGCGCTTGTCATCTTTACGGTTTTCTTCTTTTATCTGAGTGGCCCGGAACTGCTGCGGCAACTGCGAGCCGCCCTCGATCGGTTAGGGGGGCCGCAGCTGGTGGCGCTCCTTGAGCCCCTCGCGACGACGGTACGCTCGGTGGTGCTCGGGCTCATTCTTACAGGTGTCGCCCAGGGAGTGCTCGCAGGCATTGGGCTTTGGGCAACCGGAATTCAGGCGGCCTTGATCCTAGGCGTCCTGGCAGCACTGCTATCGATTCTGCAGATTCCAACGCCGCTGGTCTGGTTTCCGTGCGTCGTCTGGCTTGGGGCAAACGGGCAGATCTGGCAGGGCGTTGCTCTATTTGCCTGGGGGGCTCTGATCGTGGGCACGATCGACAACGTCTTGAAGCCCGTCTTTATCAGCCAGGGCACGGGCATTCCCTTTTTGCTCGTCTTCTTTGGCGTGCTGGGCGGCCTGCTCGCCTTCGGTACGATCGGCATCGTCCTGGGACCGGCGATTCTTTCGCTGCTACTGGTGCTCTGGCGCAGCTGGATTGCACCCACCGAGGCGATCGCAAGCAAAGAAAGCTAG
- a CDS encoding MarR family winged helix-turn-helix transcriptional regulator has protein sequence MSSAQSLAAAQQKLLPVVRELVRAYQAFVRYSDRQVRTLGLTPPQFDVIATLGNTGGMSMCRLGEKTLITKGTLTGIVDRLESKGLVHRRVAEGNRRSFVVALTPEGEALFEQVFPAHIAHLQVRFERLSEAERLALLAAFEQFRALFADP, from the coding sequence ATGTCCTCTGCCCAGTCTCTGGCAGCAGCTCAGCAAAAGCTCCTGCCCGTCGTGCGCGAGCTGGTGCGGGCCTACCAGGCATTTGTCCGTTACTCGGACCGGCAGGTGCGCACCCTGGGCCTCACTCCGCCCCAGTTCGACGTCATTGCTACCCTCGGCAACACCGGGGGGATGAGCATGTGCAGGCTGGGGGAGAAGACGCTCATCACCAAGGGCACACTCACCGGCATCGTCGATCGCCTCGAATCGAAGGGACTGGTCCACCGCCGGGTGGCGGAGGGCAACCGCCGCAGCTTTGTCGTCGCCCTCACACCCGAGGGGGAAGCCCTCTTCGAGCAAGTCTTTCCAGCCCATATCGCCCATCTCCAGGTGCGCTTCGAGCGGTTGAGCGAGGCGGAGCGGCTGGCCCTGCTCGCCGCCTTCGAGCAGTTTCGCGCCCTCTTTGCCGATCCGTAG
- a CDS encoding DUF1003 domain-containing protein, whose product MNGKRTSPPRQDSESELAEHVSESISTLVALRQEAEQEVSRHQRFAEKLTAFLGRPAFLYSILVIIGLWSAYNFLAAGFHQHPIDPPPFFAMATAINVGALVMATAVLITQNRQGRLAERREQLSLQISLLAEQKAAKAIALLEELRRDIPVVRNRHDPQAEQMQQPTDPQLLKSRLEQSLEEAVRQAEKGETPPGK is encoded by the coding sequence ATGAACGGCAAGCGCACCAGCCCACCCCGCCAGGATTCAGAATCTGAGCTGGCCGAGCACGTCAGCGAGAGCATCAGTACGCTGGTGGCCCTGCGCCAGGAAGCCGAGCAGGAAGTCAGCCGCCATCAGCGCTTTGCTGAGAAGTTGACCGCTTTTTTGGGTAGACCGGCTTTTTTGTACAGCATCCTGGTCATAATCGGGCTATGGAGCGCGTATAACTTTCTCGCTGCCGGCTTTCATCAGCATCCTATCGATCCGCCGCCTTTTTTTGCGATGGCGACGGCGATCAACGTCGGTGCGCTGGTGATGGCAACGGCAGTGCTGATTACCCAGAATCGCCAGGGCAGGCTGGCGGAGCGGCGCGAACAACTGAGCCTGCAGATCAGCCTGCTCGCCGAGCAAAAGGCCGCCAAGGCGATTGCCCTGCTAGAAGAGTTGCGCCGCGACATCCCGGTTGTCCGCAACCGCCACGATCCCCAGGCGGAGCAGATGCAGCAGCCGACCGATCCGCAGCTGCTCAAAAGCCGACTCGAACAATCGCTCGAAGAAGCGGTACGGCAGGCCGAAAAGGGTGAAACTCCACCAGGAAAATAG
- a CDS encoding DNA-processing protein DprA, which translates to MTIQQTASKQIAILGSRHVPLGHQQLIEILSYALALTGNRILTSGATGTNQAVIRGAVRADANALTVILPQSLASQPRESREQLENIIHLVEHPENNHLPLSEASILCNREIIEKAQQLICFAFHDSNVLLEACQFAEDMRKVVTLFYFD; encoded by the coding sequence ATGACCATCCAGCAGACGGCATCCAAGCAGATCGCCATCCTCGGTTCGCGCCATGTGCCCCTCGGTCATCAGCAGCTCATCGAGATCTTGAGCTACGCCCTGGCGCTTACCGGCAACCGCATCCTCACCAGCGGTGCCACCGGTACCAACCAGGCGGTGATCCGTGGTGCGGTCCGCGCCGACGCCAACGCGCTTACGGTCATTTTGCCCCAGAGCCTGGCAAGCCAGCCCCGCGAATCGCGCGAACAACTCGAAAACATCATTCATCTGGTCGAACATCCTGAGAACAATCACCTGCCCCTGAGCGAGGCGAGCATCCTCTGCAACCGCGAAATCATCGAGAAGGCGCAGCAGCTCATCTGCTTTGCCTTTCACGATTCAAATGTGCTGCTTGAAGCCTGCCAGTTCGCCGAGGATATGCGCAAGGTCGTCACGCTCTTTTACTTCGATTAG
- a CDS encoding murein transglycosylase A, with protein MRRRAGARTIWATISALYLTSSLPVAAAPLLVPTDATAVDLAGGWHDRWTLIRSIDTSLKYLKSPAAAAVYPREGVSRSRLASSLKHFREILKTAPDAQSFSARVLRDFQLYQVDPKPDSPEVLITGYYAPIYRASLKPTATFRYPLYRKPADLVTSGERGLGQATARGIQPYPTRYEIEKQNLLAGQEIVWLADPLERFLVHVQGSARLQLTDGTTRSIGFAAKTDRPYRSIGKALVEDGKIRPEDLTLQAVKDYFKAHPDELESYLYKNDSYVFFRWTDDGGPYGSLGWPVTAMHSAAMDKRVFPPGALLFIQAELRDGPLRQFVLDQDTGAAIRGRGRLDLFVGTGPEAEYRAGQINSAARLYYLLLKNPAS; from the coding sequence ATGAGGCGACGCGCTGGGGCACGGACGATCTGGGCGACGATTAGTGCCCTTTATCTCACTTCGAGCCTGCCGGTGGCGGCAGCACCGCTCCTGGTCCCGACCGACGCGACGGCGGTAGATCTAGCGGGAGGCTGGCATGACCGCTGGACCTTGATTCGCAGCATCGATACGAGCTTGAAGTACCTCAAAAGCCCTGCCGCAGCCGCCGTCTATCCGAGGGAGGGCGTGAGCCGGTCGCGGCTAGCAAGCAGTCTCAAGCACTTTCGTGAAATTCTCAAGACCGCCCCGGATGCCCAGAGTTTCAGCGCCCGCGTCCTCCGGGATTTTCAGCTCTACCAGGTCGATCCCAAGCCCGACAGCCCCGAAGTATTGATCACGGGCTACTATGCGCCGATCTATCGGGCGAGCCTCAAACCGACTGCCACCTTTCGCTATCCGCTCTACCGCAAGCCTGCCGACCTGGTTACCAGTGGCGAGCGCGGCCTCGGTCAGGCGACGGCGCGGGGCATCCAGCCGTATCCGACCCGCTACGAGATCGAAAAACAGAATCTGCTCGCCGGTCAGGAGATTGTCTGGCTCGCCGATCCGCTGGAACGGTTTTTGGTCCATGTCCAGGGCTCAGCCAGACTGCAACTCACCGACGGGACGACCCGCTCGATCGGCTTTGCCGCCAAGACCGACCGGCCCTACCGCAGCATCGGCAAAGCCTTGGTCGAAGACGGCAAGATCCGCCCCGAGGATCTGACGCTCCAGGCGGTCAAAGATTATTTCAAGGCCCATCCCGACGAACTCGAATCGTACCTCTACAAGAACGATTCTTACGTCTTTTTTCGCTGGACCGACGACGGTGGACCCTACGGCAGCCTGGGTTGGCCCGTGACGGCGATGCACTCGGCGGCGATGGACAAGCGCGTCTTTCCGCCGGGGGCGCTGCTTTTTATCCAGGCTGAGCTGCGCGACGGGCCCCTCAGGCAGTTCGTCCTCGATCAAGACACTGGTGCTGCGATCCGGGGCCGGGGCCGGTTGGATCTGTTTGTCGGTACCGGTCCTGAGGCCGAGTACAGAGCCGGGCAGATCAATTCTGCAGCCCGATTGTATTATCTGCTGCTCAAAAACCCGGCAAGTTGA
- a CDS encoding protease pro-enzyme activation domain-containing protein has translation MSTELYHHPKRSVVYNAERLCAILCLGLALVLPTAAWSQENRIQIRSGFEPFSDKVQVRGAASPSDELTLDIFVKVRDYDGYVKYFKQMELGNRLPEKEEQKLLQSFEPSLEDYDTLIGWIREQGLSIVFMDREGNRKIVRAKGRIDDLESAFKVKFAEVQVDGKHYNAAQSPPTLPSSIARIVMVVNGFQPYRQLIQNVRNVVVKAAPLKAK, from the coding sequence ATGTCAACGGAACTCTATCATCATCCGAAACGCTCGGTTGTTTATAATGCAGAGCGACTTTGTGCCATCCTTTGCCTTGGTTTAGCATTGGTTTTGCCAACGGCAGCATGGTCTCAGGAAAATCGTATACAAATCAGGTCGGGTTTTGAACCGTTTTCAGATAAGGTTCAAGTGCGAGGGGCTGCGTCACCTTCAGATGAGCTAACCCTTGACATCTTCGTTAAGGTAAGGGACTACGATGGCTATGTGAAATACTTTAAGCAAATGGAGCTAGGTAACAGGCTACCTGAAAAGGAAGAACAGAAACTTCTCCAATCTTTTGAACCATCACTTGAAGATTACGACACCCTAATTGGTTGGATAAGAGAGCAGGGTCTGTCTATTGTTTTCATGGATCGAGAAGGAAATCGCAAAATCGTTAGAGCAAAGGGAAGAATAGATGATTTAGAATCAGCATTTAAGGTAAAGTTTGCGGAGGTTCAGGTGGATGGGAAACATTATAATGCAGCTCAAAGTCCACCAACTTTGCCAAGCTCCATAGCAAGAATCGTCATGGTAGTTAATGGTTTTCAACCCTATCGACAGCTCATTCAAAATGTTAGAAATGTAGTAGTAAAAGCAGCGCCACTCAAGGCAAAGTAG
- a CDS encoding DUF3466 family protein: MKKHQTIALGTLGGRVSNATAINESGNIVGNAENEEGCARAFLYKQDGNKLINLGTLGGLQSSASAINSRGFVVGSAEIEDGVYHAFLYGSNSRELIDINVFEHARSDAKAINEQGHIVINSYSADKLTETLLFNLDTWETKQVAENIDYPCYGTAINNNDQVVGYIQSNEGARAFVYSSKSSVKPLSIVANDSFAFDINEQGLVTGYARQKTSFCAYIYDIYTDKIMYLDVAENQNCFARSINDNGFVVGTSQKLLEDNRTYYTYGFLYHDTMVDLNEIGIVTNLDNIVDATSINNSGYIVGSTTSQQAFLLKLDS; the protein is encoded by the coding sequence ATGAAGAAGCATCAGACTATAGCCCTAGGTACGCTGGGTGGCAGAGTAAGCAACGCTACTGCAATTAACGAAAGTGGGAATATTGTAGGGAATGCCGAGAATGAAGAGGGCTGTGCTAGAGCATTTTTGTACAAGCAGGATGGTAATAAGTTAATTAATCTAGGAACATTGGGCGGCCTTCAAAGTTCAGCTAGTGCTATAAATAGTAGGGGATTTGTTGTTGGTAGTGCAGAAATTGAAGACGGAGTTTATCATGCATTTCTCTATGGCTCCAATAGTAGAGAACTAATCGACATCAACGTTTTTGAGCATGCTCGAAGCGACGCTAAAGCAATCAATGAGCAAGGGCATATTGTCATTAACTCATACAGTGCAGATAAGCTTACAGAGACTTTGTTGTTCAATCTCGATACTTGGGAAACTAAGCAAGTCGCTGAGAATATTGATTATCCTTGCTACGGCACTGCTATTAACAACAATGATCAAGTTGTCGGTTACATTCAATCTAATGAAGGTGCTAGAGCGTTCGTATATTCTTCTAAAAGTAGTGTTAAGCCATTAAGTATTGTAGCCAATGACAGTTTTGCCTTCGACATAAATGAACAGGGATTAGTTACTGGTTATGCAAGACAGAAAACAAGTTTCTGTGCTTATATCTATGACATATACACAGATAAAATTATGTACTTGGATGTAGCTGAAAATCAAAATTGTTTCGCACGGAGTATCAACGACAACGGCTTTGTAGTAGGCACTTCACAAAAGCTTCTTGAAGACAATAGGACTTATTATACTTATGGTTTCTTGTATCATGATACCATGGTTGATCTTAATGAAATAGGAATTGTTACAAATTTGGATAATATCGTCGATGCAACTTCGATTAACAACAGCGGCTATATTGTTGGTTCTACAACGTCACAGCAGGCATTTCTCCTGAAACTTGATAGTTAA